The following coding sequences lie in one Gouania willdenowi chromosome 5, fGouWil2.1, whole genome shotgun sequence genomic window:
- the LOC114462890 gene encoding zinc finger protein 234-like, which translates to MSTVETQRHTTDNTPDVEQLSEVDDDWRSSPKHLHIKEEEQELLDDEEEEAERPDIIAVIVKSEEDEEEEEEPETEGNLDVHSCAQFDANGTNTDSSEPTGSDEDPYERWKDSPVEFVTDRGNKTNSFTSHQTQTLPLNNISTVKENVPQVMKTHTGEKPFVCHVCAQGFTRKTTLKHHMRIHTGEKPFSCELCCERFALKIHLKTHMVIHTGAKPFGCHVCAQGFTRKTTLKDHMRVHTGEKPFSCDMCNQRFTYKISLQTHMRIHTGEKPFVCDVCGQNFTRKMNLNVHRRVHTGEKQFHCDVCSKRFTQKRSLQTHLKIHTGEKPFVCDFCGKCFRHKPHMEKHILVHTGEKPLQCGVCGKSFRQKTHLNTHMRVHTGEKPFSCDVCNQRFKHKTDLNVHMRIHTGEKPFCCSVCGERFRHSHRFRSHVRGHRATSHPNGFSPVWILLCAVSFSGAKWRFSFFLLLIIILTFHNDSYDVCLVLLVQLVSVLVHTHLLLLLLLLYTEQLFMGVPVTTVRVIKQHEHQKDRNTVTPNSYRRVDGLLFPRTISSTSSRTSSSDGNMAENELKIRKLKPKMLNDSFKPKHQRRTFVWHADVQPLSETHDGLRGRRSSIRRQRLKQQQQQEESEDEEQLCVKQEEDVLSVSVKSDDEEEKLRNPERITHLDCVTVELPANDGKASNSHSDDDDDDGKDAGGECEEDPAALSAAEKRRRRRRGHFVCDVCNKVFTRKCSVKSHMIVHTGEKPFVCDVCSKCFVYSSNLKTHMTVHSREKPFSCDVCNKSFNRKTHLKTHMIVHTGEKSFVCSLCGKFFSRKPSLNTHMRSHTGEKPFGCVVCGQSFSRNVVLRRHMRIHTGEKPYTCGVCGQSFTCKSHLMAHLRVHTGEKPFQCDTCGKSFRQQTHLRNHEKTHGSTETMEVKDEMQSCDAHGKHFTHHDV; encoded by the exons ATGTTGAGCAACTGTCTGAGGTCGATGATGACTGGAGGTCCAGCCCTAAACATCTACACATAAAGGAGGAAGAGCAGGAGCTCTtggatgatgaagaggaggaggcggagcGGCCAGACATCATTGCTGTTATTGTCAAGAGcgaagaagatgaagaggaggaggaggagccagaaaCGGAGGGAAACTTAGATGTACACAGCTGTGCTCAGTTTGACGCTAACGGGACGAACACGGACTCGTCTGAGCCGACAGGAAGTGACGAGGATCCATACGAGCGCTGGAAGGACTCGCCTGTAGAATTCGTCACTGACCGTGGGAACAAAACCAACTCCTTCACGTCACACCAAACACAAACATTACCTTTAAACAACATTTCTACCGTTAAAGAAAACGTTCCTCAAGTGATGAAAACGCACACGGGCGAGAAACCGTTCGTCTGCCACGTCTGCGCTCAAGGTTTCACGCGGAAAACCACACTGAAGCACCACATGAGGATCCACacgggagagaaaccattcagcTGTGAGCTGTGCTGTGAACGCTTTGCGCTGAAGATCCACCTGAAGACGCACATGGTCATCCACACGGGAGCAAAACCGTTCGGCTGTCACGTCTGCGCTCAGGGTTTCACACGCAAAACGACGCTGAAAGACCACATGAGGGTCCACACGGGCGAGAAACCGTTCAGCTGTGACATGTGTAACCAACGCTTCACCTACAAGATTTCCCTGCAGACGCACATGAGGATCCACACGGGAGAGAAACCGTTCGTCTGTGACGTCTGTGGACAAAACTTTACCCGCAAAATGAACCTGAACGTGCACCGGCGAGTGCACACGGGCGAGAAACAGTTCCACTGTGACGTGTGTAGCAAACGGTTCACACAGAAGAGAAGTCTGCAGACTCACCTGAAGATCCACACGGGAGAGAAACCGTTCGTTTGCGATTTCTGCGGAAAATGTTTCCGACACAAGCCGCACATGGAGAAGCACATCCTGGTTCACACGGGAGAGAAACCGCTGCAGTGCGGTGTGTGTGGGAAAAGTTTCCGACAGAAGACGCACCTGAACACGCACATGAGGGtgcacacaggagagaaaccgttCAGTTGTGACGTCTGTAACCAACGGTTCAAACACAAAACTGACCTGAACGTTCACATGAggatccacacaggagagaaaccgttCTGCTGTAGCGTTTGTGGAGAAAGATTCAGACACTCGCATCGGTTCAGGAGTCATGTTAGAGGTCACAGGGCT ACGTCACATCCGAACGGTTTCTCCCCGGTGTGGATCCTCCTGTGCGCCGTCAG TTTCTCTGGTGCAAAGTGGAGGTTctccttcttcctcctcctcatcatcatcctcacatTTCACAATGACAGCTATGATGTTTGCCTCGTGCTGCTCGTACAGCTGGTTTCTGTCCTGGTTCACAcgcacctcctcctcctcctcctcctgctttaTACAGAGCAGCTGTTCATGGGAGTCCCAGTGACCACCGTCAGAG TCATCAAGCAACACGAGCACCAGAAGGACCGCAACACCGTCACTCCAAACAGCTACA GACGTGTTGACGGACTCTTATTTCCGCGGACCATCAGCAGCACTAGCAGCAGAACGTCCTCATCTGATGGAAATATGGCCGAAAACGAACTGAAAATCCGGAAACTAAAACCAAAGATGCTCAACGACTCCTTCAAACCAAAACACCAGCGACGAACATTCG tGTGGCACGCAGACGTTCAGCCTCTGTCAGAGACCCACGATGGTCTCAGAGGACGGAGGTCCAGCATTAGACGTCAGCGcctaaagcagcagcagcagcaggaggaaagTGAGGATGAGGAGCAGCTTTGTGTGAAGCAGGAGGAAGACGTCCTCAGTGTGTCTGTGAAAAGTGAcgatgaagaagagaagctcaGAAATCCAGAGAGAATCACACACTTAGACTGTGTTACTGTGGAACTTCCTGCCAACGACGGGAAGGCCTCAAACTctcacagtgatgatgatgatgatgatggtaaaGATGCTGGAGGTGAATGTGAGGAAGATCCCGCCGCTCTTTCAGCTGCTGAGAAAAGGAGGAGACGGCGGCGAGGACACTTCGTCTGTGACGTCTGTAACAAAGTCTTTACTCGCAAATGCAGCGTGAAGTCGCACATGATCGTCCACacgggagagaaaccattcGTCTGTGACGTTTGCAGTAAATGTTTTGTCTACAGTTCCAACCTGAAGACGCACATGACCGTGCACTCCCGAGAGAAACCATTCAGCTGTGACGTTTGCAACAAAAGCTTCAACCGCAAAACGCACCTGAAGACACACATGATTGTCCACACGGGAGAAAAGTCCTTCGTCTGCAGCCTGTGCGGGAAATTCTTCTCCCGCAAACCGTCGCTGAACACACACATGAGGTCCCACACGGGAGAGAAACCGTTCGGATGCGTCGTCTGCGGACAGAGTTTTAGTCGCAACGTGGTTCTGAGGCGACACATGAGGATCCACACGGGAGAGAAACCGTAcacctgtggtgtgtgtgggcAGAGCTTCACCTGCAAGTCACACCTGATGGCTCACCTGAGAGtccacactggagagaaacccttCCAATGTGACACATGCGGGAAAAGTTTTCGACAGCAAACTCACTTGAGGAACCACGAGAAAACGCACGGATCGACTGAGACGATGGAAGTGAAGGATGAGATGCAGTCATGTGACGCTCATGGAAAGCACTTCACACACCATGATGTGTAG
- the LOC114464020 gene encoding gastrula zinc finger protein XlCGF8.2DB-like, giving the protein MSTEETLSHHDDMFDMCGKTTDDEDDEDEEPSDDSFNYKHHHNTSLGFHHPLTSDGGHWDSHEQLLCIKQEEEEEEVRVNQDRNQLYEQHEANIIAVIVKCEDDDEEEEEGEPPLCTRETDGGNSKERDLNIVADRHVKNAASSDRSEDDDEDEKLLSKAKPNVTSQKKEKPFSCDVCGKQFTHKHHLKQHVSVHTGEKPYICDVCGKHFARKETLKLHSRVHTREKPFSCDVCTKHFKHKHYLTAHRRIHTGEKPFGCDVCGRNFTQGASLKKHMLVHTGDKPFTCGLCLKSFTQCSSLKKHSKVHTEINQVCFPVLSQTT; this is encoded by the exons ATGTCCACAGAGGAAACGCTGAGTCATCATGACGACATGTTTGATATGTGTGGAAAAACAACCGacgatgaagatgatgaagatgaagaaccGTCTGATGATTCCTTCAACTACAAACATCACCACAACACTTCTCTAG GTTTCCATCATCCACTGACCTCTGACGGTGGTCACTGGGACTCCCATGAACAGCTGCTCTGTAtaaagcaggaggaggaggaggaggaggtgcgTGTGAACCAGGACAGAAACCAGCTGTACGAGCAGCACGAGGCAAACATCATAGCTGTCATTGTGAAatgtgaggatgatgatgaggaggaggaagaaggagAACCTCCACTTTGCACCAGAGAAACTGACGGAGGAAACAGCAAAGAAAGAGATCTGAACATCGTAGCTGATCGTCACGTGAAGAACGCGGCGTCGTCTGATCGGAGTGAAGATGACGACGAGGATGAAAAACTTCTGTCTAAAGCCAAGCCAAACGTGACGTCGCAAAAGAAAGAGAAACCGTTCAGCTGTGACGTGTGTGGTAAACAGTTCACACACAAGCATCACCTGAAGCAACACGTGAGCGTCCACACGGGGGAGAAACCATACATCTGTGACGTCTGCGGGAAACATTTCGCCCGCAAGGAAACTCTGAAGCTCCACAGCAGAGTCCACACCAGAGAGAAACCGTTCAGCTGCGACGTGTGCACCAAACATTTCAAGCACAAGCATTACCTGACGGCGCACAGGAGGATCCACACCGGGGAGAAACCGTTCGGATGTGACGTCTGCGGGAGAAATTTCACGCAGGGCGCGAGCCTGAAGAAGCACATGCTGGTTCACACGGGGGACAAACCTTTCACGTGTGGTTTATGTCTCAAAAGTTTCACTCAATGTTCAAGTCTGAAGAAACACTCCAAGGTTCACACGGAAATAAACCAAGTTTGTTTCCCTGTTTTATCACAGACGACATGA